A genomic window from Streptomyces sp. HUAS YS2 includes:
- a CDS encoding TetR/AcrR family transcriptional regulator, whose protein sequence is MDSSSTRRQATRAKLYEAAVTLIAEQGFSATTVDEIAERAGVAKGTVYYNFKSKNELFEELLRHGVGLLTASLRTAAEETAARGGSRVDALDAMTRAGLVFIERYPSFTQLYVAELWRTNRTWNSTLMVVREQAVAVVEGVLREGVASGELSEEIDVPLTAAALVGMVLVAALDWRAFQPERSLDDVHSALSLLLHGRVGGKP, encoded by the coding sequence ATGGACAGCAGCAGCACCAGACGCCAGGCCACCCGGGCCAAGCTGTACGAGGCGGCCGTGACGCTCATCGCGGAGCAGGGCTTCTCGGCCACCACGGTGGACGAGATCGCCGAGCGGGCGGGCGTCGCCAAGGGCACGGTCTACTACAACTTCAAGAGCAAGAACGAGCTGTTCGAGGAGTTGCTGCGGCACGGCGTCGGCCTGCTGACCGCCTCGCTCCGTACGGCGGCCGAGGAGACCGCCGCCCGCGGCGGCTCCCGGGTCGACGCGCTGGACGCGATGACCCGGGCCGGCCTGGTCTTCATCGAGCGCTACCCGTCCTTCACGCAGCTGTACGTCGCCGAGCTCTGGCGCACCAACCGGACCTGGAACTCCACCCTGATGGTGGTCCGCGAGCAGGCCGTCGCGGTGGTGGAGGGCGTACTGCGCGAGGGCGTCGCGTCCGGCGAGCTGAGCGAGGAGATCGACGTCCCGCTGACCGCGGCGGCGCTGGTCGGCATGGTGCTGGTGGCCGCGCTGGACTGGCGGGCCTTCCAGCCCGAGCGCTCCCTGGACGACGTACACAGCGCGCTGTCGCTGCTGCTGCACGGCCGGGTCGGCGGCAAGCCGTAG
- a CDS encoding YhgE/Pip domain-containing protein: MRSPRLAALELKRFGRGKLPRAALVAVLLLPLLYGALYLWSFWDPYSRLDRIPVALVNEDRGATVAGKKVEAGDDIVEGLRDSKVFEWHEVSDAEAREGVEDGTYYLSLTMPRDLSTRIASSSGDAPETGALKVRTNDANNYIVGQISRTVFSEVRTAASTKSSRTFLDRIFISFSDIHDATAEAAKGANQLKDGTVKAKAGSKSLADGLKSAKKGSGDLASGLKKLDKGAGDLETGSRQVADGTQVLADKVNGTADKVRPFLKDNGKSIADTARLVRDSAKAVRHNLDDLAERAPAARTAAHVADDELEKLHRDACVLNPAPDAKACKTLKKAKVAADDVATIADDLHELTKDNKGDLKKLNGQLVTLEKQADGLIKQAPSLHKNLEAAVAKINALNTGAHKVATGADKLHTGLSSAKTGSSSLDTGVGKLKKGAGDLDGGLFKLVDGSGQLATGLEDGVEKIPDYDKPQRDQRTEVMADPVRLASESLHKAPNYGTGFAPYFIPLSLWVGAMVAYMIIQPMNRRALAAGASAWRIALAGWLPVAVLGLLQVAALMSVLHWGLGLQMARAAGTIGFLVLVTCCFAAIIQWLNARFGAAGRILVLAVLMLQLTSAGGTYPVQTSPGFFNAIHPYLPMTYVVEALRRLISGGGIGPVWQACAVLAAFTLGALALTAVSARRKQVWTLDRLHPELSL, translated from the coding sequence ATGCGCTCGCCGAGACTGGCCGCTCTTGAGCTGAAGCGCTTCGGCAGGGGGAAGCTGCCGCGCGCCGCGCTCGTCGCCGTCCTGCTGCTGCCGCTGCTGTACGGCGCCCTGTACCTGTGGTCCTTCTGGGACCCGTACAGCAGGCTCGACCGGATACCCGTCGCGCTGGTCAACGAGGACCGGGGCGCCACCGTCGCCGGCAAGAAGGTCGAGGCGGGCGACGACATCGTCGAGGGCCTGCGCGACAGCAAGGTCTTCGAGTGGCACGAGGTGTCCGACGCCGAGGCCCGCGAGGGCGTCGAGGACGGCACGTACTACCTGTCCCTGACCATGCCCCGCGACCTCAGCACGCGGATCGCGTCCAGCTCCGGCGACGCCCCGGAGACGGGCGCGCTCAAGGTGCGCACCAACGACGCCAACAACTACATCGTCGGGCAGATCTCCCGCACGGTCTTCTCCGAGGTGCGCACCGCCGCCTCCACCAAGTCGTCGCGGACCTTCCTCGACCGCATCTTCATCTCCTTCTCCGACATCCACGACGCGACCGCCGAGGCCGCCAAGGGTGCCAACCAGCTGAAGGACGGCACCGTCAAGGCCAAGGCGGGCTCCAAGAGCCTGGCCGACGGCCTGAAGAGCGCGAAGAAGGGCAGCGGCGACCTGGCCTCCGGCCTGAAGAAGCTGGACAAGGGCGCGGGCGATCTGGAGACCGGCTCGCGTCAGGTGGCCGACGGCACGCAGGTGCTGGCCGACAAGGTCAACGGGACCGCGGACAAGGTCCGTCCGTTCCTCAAGGACAACGGCAAGTCGATCGCCGACACCGCCCGTCTGGTCCGCGACTCCGCCAAGGCCGTCCGGCACAACCTGGACGACCTGGCCGAGCGCGCCCCGGCGGCCCGCACCGCCGCCCATGTCGCCGACGACGAGCTGGAGAAGCTGCACCGCGACGCGTGCGTGCTGAACCCGGCCCCCGACGCCAAGGCATGCAAGACGCTGAAGAAGGCGAAGGTCGCGGCCGACGACGTGGCGACCATCGCCGACGACCTGCACGAGCTGACCAAGGACAACAAGGGCGACCTGAAGAAGCTGAACGGCCAGCTGGTGACCCTGGAGAAGCAGGCGGACGGGCTGATCAAGCAGGCCCCGAGCCTGCACAAGAACCTGGAAGCCGCCGTCGCGAAGATCAACGCGCTCAACACCGGCGCTCACAAGGTCGCCACCGGGGCCGACAAGCTGCACACCGGGCTGAGCAGCGCCAAGACCGGCTCCAGCAGCCTGGACACCGGTGTCGGCAAGCTGAAGAAGGGCGCCGGGGACCTCGACGGCGGTCTGTTCAAGCTGGTCGACGGCTCGGGACAGCTCGCCACCGGCCTCGAGGACGGCGTGGAGAAGATCCCGGACTACGACAAGCCGCAGCGCGACCAGCGCACCGAGGTGATGGCCGACCCGGTCCGGCTCGCGTCCGAGTCGCTGCACAAGGCGCCGAACTACGGCACCGGCTTCGCGCCGTACTTCATCCCGCTCTCCCTCTGGGTCGGCGCCATGGTCGCGTACATGATCATCCAGCCGATGAACCGGCGCGCCCTCGCCGCCGGCGCCTCCGCCTGGCGGATCGCGCTGGCCGGCTGGCTGCCGGTCGCCGTGCTCGGGCTGCTCCAGGTCGCCGCGCTGATGTCCGTGCTGCACTGGGGCCTCGGGCTGCAGATGGCCCGGGCCGCCGGGACGATCGGCTTCCTCGTCCTGGTCACCTGCTGCTTCGCGGCGATCATCCAGTGGCTCAACGCCCGCTTCGGCGCGGCCGGCCGGATCCTGGTCCTCGCGGTGCTGATGCTCCAGCTGACCTCGGCGGGCGGCACGTATCCCGTCCAGACCAGCCCGGGCTTCTTCAACGCCATCCACCCCTACCTGCCCATGACGTACGTGGTCGAGGCGCTGCGCCGGCTGATCTCGGGCGGCGGCATCGGACCGGTCTGGCAGGCGTGCGCGGTGCTGGCCGCGTTCACCCTGGGCGCCCTGGCGCTGACGGCCGTCTCCGCGCGCCGCAAGCAGGTGTGGACGCTGGACCGGCTGCACCCCGAACTGAGCCTGTGA
- a CDS encoding ATP-binding cassette domain-containing protein, whose amino-acid sequence MDSQDAVPESPHGAAVEAVGFGVKGPRGWAFRDVGFRAEPGSLVAIEGPSGSGRTCLLLALTGRMKPTAGHAEVGGLRLPRKMAAVRRISALGHVPGVSELDPAFTVLEHLRERALLQRRYDGSVRALLRSPGRRAAATQARIDAALVASGLDLDALPKAERTSVRDLERLEALRLSVALGLIGEPRLLAVDDTDLKLSDADRAEAWALLRAVAAAGTTVLAVCSEAPEDALRITTSTTGTTGTPDAPEAAGTTEAAENTEADTTEEGAADALAETGRS is encoded by the coding sequence GTGGACAGCCAGGACGCCGTCCCGGAGAGCCCGCACGGGGCCGCGGTGGAGGCCGTGGGCTTCGGGGTGAAGGGCCCGCGGGGCTGGGCCTTCCGGGACGTGGGCTTCCGCGCCGAGCCCGGCTCGCTGGTGGCGATCGAGGGCCCGTCCGGCTCCGGCCGCACCTGCCTGCTGCTCGCGCTCACCGGCCGGATGAAGCCGACGGCGGGTCACGCCGAGGTGGGCGGCCTGCGGCTGCCCCGCAAGATGGCCGCCGTACGCCGGATCAGCGCCCTCGGCCATGTGCCGGGCGTCAGCGAACTCGACCCGGCCTTCACGGTCCTGGAGCACCTGCGCGAACGGGCGCTGCTCCAGCGCCGGTACGACGGTTCCGTCCGTGCCCTGCTCCGCTCCCCCGGCCGTCGCGCCGCCGCCACGCAGGCCCGGATCGACGCGGCCCTGGTGGCCTCCGGCCTCGACCTGGACGCGCTGCCGAAGGCCGAGCGGACCTCCGTACGGGACCTCGAACGGCTGGAGGCGCTCCGTCTGTCGGTGGCGCTGGGCCTGATCGGCGAGCCCCGGCTGCTCGCCGTCGACGACACCGACCTGAAGCTCTCCGACGCCGACCGCGCGGAGGCGTGGGCGCTGCTGCGCGCCGTCGCCGCCGCCGGCACCACCGTGCTGGCCGTGTGCAGCGAGGCCCCCGAGGACGCCCTGCGCATCACCACGAGCACGACGGGCACGACGGGCACTCCGGACGCGCCCGAAGCCGCCGGGACCACCGAAGCAGCAGAGAACACCGAAGCAGACACCACCGAGGAGGGGGCAGCCGATGCGCTCGCCGAGACTGGCCGCTCTTGA
- a CDS encoding amidohydrolase, which produces MHNRLVLLSARLLDPVTGLFLPETALAVSGGRISALGDDRAIRALADSSTTVVDLKGAVVTPGLVDGHIHPVSGAELTHGLNLSGCTDLEQVRAALAGAVRELAPGAWLHGWGLDPNVFGDAPVETAPFDSVLDGVPALLLLFDAHSMLASHRALELAGVDGPRTFDQASAEVVCDAAGRPTGLLLEDAACELVERVAPQPTREERRDRLAAALRAMAAAGLTGGHAMDANGDSLAFYEELDAAGELPLRLRVAPWCQPGTDTDGVRELIEQQGRGGALWRTDGVKIFMDGTIDNGTAWLEHPDCHGESTDAFWPDPEVYTRIIGELHRAGVPTATHAIGDAAVRHVLDAVEKAQTDGGRGVRHRVEHIETVPDDTLSRFAELGVIASMQPTHCCDFTRADHTDNWSRRLGEERAGRAWRCRDLRDSGATVLLGSDWPIAPYPPLGVMAGARHRRPTRDLTQDPHGPEQALTALEALRGMTTDAAYAAGEEHEAGRIAVGHRADLTVLAADPLTTPATELPDVPVLITVLDGRPTHRDASV; this is translated from the coding sequence GTGCACAACCGTCTCGTCCTGCTCTCCGCCCGCCTGCTCGACCCGGTCACCGGCCTGTTCCTGCCGGAGACCGCACTGGCCGTGTCCGGCGGGCGGATCTCCGCGCTGGGCGACGACCGCGCGATCCGCGCGCTCGCGGACTCCTCGACGACGGTGGTCGACCTCAAGGGCGCCGTGGTGACGCCCGGCCTGGTCGACGGGCACATCCACCCCGTCTCCGGCGCCGAACTCACCCACGGCCTGAACCTGTCGGGCTGCACGGACCTGGAGCAGGTGCGCGCGGCGCTGGCCGGCGCGGTTCGCGAACTCGCCCCCGGCGCCTGGCTGCACGGCTGGGGCCTGGATCCGAACGTGTTCGGTGACGCGCCGGTGGAGACCGCCCCGTTCGACTCCGTCCTCGACGGCGTCCCGGCCCTGCTGCTGTTGTTCGACGCCCACTCCATGCTGGCCAGCCACCGCGCGCTGGAACTCGCCGGCGTCGACGGCCCGCGCACCTTCGACCAGGCCTCGGCCGAGGTCGTCTGCGACGCCGCCGGGCGGCCCACCGGGCTGCTCCTGGAGGACGCGGCCTGCGAGCTCGTGGAGCGCGTGGCCCCGCAGCCCACCCGCGAGGAGCGCCGCGACCGGCTCGCCGCCGCCCTGCGCGCCATGGCCGCCGCGGGTCTGACCGGCGGTCACGCCATGGACGCCAACGGCGACAGCCTCGCGTTCTACGAGGAGCTGGACGCGGCCGGCGAGCTGCCGCTGCGGCTGCGGGTCGCGCCCTGGTGCCAGCCGGGCACGGACACCGACGGGGTCCGCGAGCTGATCGAGCAGCAGGGCCGGGGCGGCGCCCTGTGGCGGACCGACGGCGTGAAGATCTTCATGGACGGCACCATCGACAACGGCACCGCCTGGCTGGAACACCCCGACTGCCACGGCGAGTCCACGGACGCCTTCTGGCCGGACCCCGAGGTCTACACCCGGATCATCGGCGAGCTGCACCGGGCCGGCGTGCCCACCGCCACCCACGCGATCGGCGACGCGGCGGTGCGGCACGTCCTCGACGCGGTCGAGAAGGCGCAGACCGACGGCGGGCGCGGGGTGCGCCACCGGGTCGAGCACATCGAGACGGTGCCCGACGACACCCTGAGCCGCTTCGCCGAGCTCGGCGTCATCGCGTCCATGCAGCCCACCCACTGCTGCGACTTCACCCGCGCCGACCACACCGACAACTGGTCCCGCCGCCTGGGCGAGGAGCGCGCCGGGCGTGCCTGGCGCTGCCGCGACCTGCGGGACTCCGGCGCCACCGTGCTCCTCGGCTCGGACTGGCCCATCGCGCCGTACCCGCCGCTGGGCGTCATGGCGGGCGCCCGTCACCGCCGGCCGACCCGCGACCTGACCCAGGACCCGCACGGCCCGGAGCAGGCGCTGACCGCCCTGGAGGCGCTCCGCGGCATGACCACCGACGCCGCGTACGCGGCCGGCGAGGAGCACGAGGCGGGCCGGATCGCGGTGGGACACCGCGCCGACCTCACCGTCCTCGCCGCCGACCCGCTCACCACCCCGGCGACCGAACTGCCGGACGTGCCGGTGCTGATAACCGTCCTCGACGGCCGCCCGACCCACCGCGACGCGAGCGTCTGA
- a CDS encoding TetR/AcrR family transcriptional regulator, which yields MSSSVQRKRIRKSPDERRAEIVEAATAIALTEGLECVTLRRIADELDVRPGLISHYFPSVEDLVAEAFGSAASAELDRLVPVDPAGATPTEQLAAFFGHTSGAAYDAISRLWINARHLSRYRDVLRDRVAEQEAAWRGRLEGVVRRGVEREEFRTPDPYVTTIQILVVLDGLGAHANTDTSNRPAAVTRMAVATAERELGLPSGALDARPATAPDAAPEPAAAPGSDPAAEPVPNPAAVPN from the coding sequence ATGTCGTCAAGCGTCCAGCGCAAACGAATTCGCAAATCTCCGGACGAGCGTCGGGCGGAGATCGTCGAGGCAGCGACCGCGATCGCCCTGACCGAGGGGCTGGAATGCGTCACGCTGCGTCGGATCGCCGACGAGCTCGACGTCCGACCCGGTCTGATCAGCCACTACTTCCCCTCCGTGGAGGATCTGGTGGCGGAGGCGTTCGGCAGTGCGGCGAGCGCCGAGCTCGACCGGCTGGTGCCCGTCGACCCGGCCGGCGCGACCCCCACCGAGCAGCTGGCCGCCTTCTTCGGGCACACCTCCGGGGCCGCGTACGACGCCATCAGCCGGCTCTGGATCAACGCCCGGCACCTCAGCCGCTACCGGGACGTGTTGCGCGACCGGGTCGCCGAGCAGGAGGCCGCCTGGCGCGGCCGGCTCGAGGGCGTCGTCCGGCGCGGGGTGGAGCGGGAGGAGTTCCGCACCCCCGATCCGTACGTGACGACCATCCAGATCCTGGTCGTGCTCGACGGCCTCGGGGCGCACGCGAACACCGACACCAGCAACCGGCCCGCCGCGGTGACGCGGATGGCCGTCGCCACGGCGGAGCGCGAACTCGGCCTGCCGAGCGGCGCGCTCGACGCCCGCCCCGCCACGGCACCGGACGCGGCACCGGAACCCGCCGCGGCACCCGGCTCGGACCCCGCGGCGGAGCCCGTCCCGAACCCTGCCGCCGTCCCCAACTGA